One stretch of Tachysurus fulvidraco isolate hzauxx_2018 chromosome 12, HZAU_PFXX_2.0, whole genome shotgun sequence DNA includes these proteins:
- the chrm3a gene encoding muscarinic acetylcholine receptor M1 — protein sequence MMDSNSTEPGQYLPRGSLGPPVYSQSSPWPLLQSMADTNTSFLQGILNFSTVSVVNRSNGGSESKYNPLGGHSLWQVILIVLLTGLLSLITIIGNILVIVSFKVNRQLNTVNNYFLLSLAFADLIIGVISMNLYTAYIVMGHWAMGNWACDFWLAIDYVASNASVMNLLVISFDRYFSITRPLSYRAKRTTKRAGLMIGLAWLVSLILWAPAILFWQYFVGERTVPPDKCYIQFLSEPIITFCTAMAAFYLPVTIMSVLYWRIYKETENRSRELAGLQGSGGRILGAERPHFRISATRASSRSCRSFELNRSTQRQKALLGLSGHCWRWRSSAAAGIHRGAEVDQSSCDSWNNNDTADHSGSSDDEESAPPTTRAIFSIVLSLPGMRAAVNTHIKSEELGTSEEDSLRVTAGSNSENDSISCPVSNGKKRLATNFSNVQSVSGIQATPTSINTTDDTTNKPASTPISFKEAALAKRFVSRARTQITKRKRMSLVKEKKAAQTLSAILFAFIITWTPYNIMVLINTFCNGCIPESLWALGYWLCYVNSTVNPMCYALCNKTFRRTFKMILLCRWNEQKTKQSFQQRESVRLHRSIPGDST from the coding sequence ATGATGGACTCCAACAGCACGGAGCCTGGTCAATACCTGCCCAGAGGCAGTCTGGGACCACCAGTTTACTCACAATCCTCTCCATGGCCACTACTTCAGAGCATGGCTGACACCAACACGTCTTTCCTCCAAGGCATTCTAAACTTCAGTACTGTTTCTGTAGTCAACAGGAGTAACGGGGGATCGGAGAGCAAGTACAACCCTTTGGGAGGCCATTCGTTATGGCAGGTCATTCTCATTGTCCTGCTCACAGGATTGCTGTCTCTCATCACCATCATCGGCAACATCCTGGTCATCGTCTCATTCAAAGTCAACCGGCAGCTCAACACTGTCAACAATTACTTCCTGCTCAGTCTGGCCTTTGCTGACCTAATCATAGGGGTCATATCTATGAACCTGTACACAGCATATATTGTGATGGGGCATTGGGCCATGGGCAACTGGGCATGTGATTTCTGGTTAGCAATAGACTATGTGGCCAGCAATGCGTCGGTCATGAACCTGCTGGTGATCAGCTTCGACCGGTACTTCTCCATCACACGCCCACTGTCGTATCGTGCCAAACGTACTACCAAGCGGGCAGGATTGATGATCGGACTGGCTTGGCTTGTATCTTTAATTCTCTGGGCTCCAGCCATCTTGTTTTGGCAATATTTCGTGGGTGAGAGGACTGTTCCGCCAGACAAGTGCTACATCCAGTTTCTGTCCGAGCCAATTATTACGTTTTGTACAGCTATGGCGGCTTTTTATCTTCCAGTTACCATTATGAGTGTACTGTACTGGAGGATTTATAAAGAGACCGAGAACCGCTCACGAGAACTTGCAGGACTTCAAGGCTCAGGAGGACGGATATTGGGAGCAGAGCGGCCTCATTTCCGGATCTCTGCCACGAGGGCAAGCTCTAGAAGCTGCCGCAGCTTTGAGCTGAACCGAtccacacagagacaaaaagcTCTGTTAGGACTTTCTGGTCACTGTTGGAGGTGGAGGTCTAGTGCTGCGGCTGGGATCCATAGAGGAGCTGAAGTGGACCAGAGCAGCTGTGATAGCTGGAACAACAATGACACCGCTGATCATTCTGGCTCATCTGATGATGAGGAGAGTGCACCACCTACCACACGTGCTATCTTCTCCATCGTCCTCAGCCTACCTGGCATGCGGGCAGCTGTGAACACCCATATCAAGTCTGAGGAATTGGGCACCTCTGAGGAAGACTCACTACGAGTAACAGCAGGAAGCAACAGCGAGAATGACAGTATTTCTTGTCCTGTCAGCAATGGCAAAAAGCGCTTAGCCACTAACTTTTCCAATGTGCAGTCTGTGTCCGGCATTCAGGCTACGCCCACAAGCATCAATACGACCGATGATACCACTAACAAACCTGCCTCCACTCCTATATCTTTTAAAGAGGCGGCACTGGCAAAGCGTTTTGTCTCTCGTGCAAGGACGCAGATTACTAAACGTAAGCGCATGTCGCTAGTGAAAGAGAAGAAAGCTGCCCAGACTCTCAGTGCCATCCTATTTGCTTTCATTATAACGTGGACACCGTACAATATTATGGTGCTCATCAACACCTTCTGCAACGGCTGCATCCCAGAATCCCTGTGGGCCCTAGGCTACTGGCTATGCTACGTCAACAGCACGGTTAACCCGATGTGCTATGCTCTGTGCAACAAGACTTTTCGcagaacatttaaaatgatcCTACTATGTCGATGGAATGAGCAGAAAACCAAGCAAAGCTTTCAGCAAAGGGAGTCTGTCCGTTTACACAGGAGTATACCAGGAGACTCTACATAG